The nucleotide window TAAAAATCGAAGTTTCGATCAGTTACAGTAGAGTCAACCCTCACTACACTAGAAAGCAACCCATGTCACGGGAATGATCATAGTGTGATATGTGGAAAGAGCCAAAGTGTATTTAAAGCTGATAGATACCAACTTTTACTTACCACCGATGATTTTTTACTGTCACACCacgaggtttaaaattttaccgCATAAATCTCCCTATAAATACCGGTACAGTGTGTTTGCTCAACACAATTCAACTCACTCAAAACcctaaaacacacacaaacaaaacaatcaaaatGAAGAAACCTTCAGTGACCCCTTTTCTCATCACTCTCCTGTTGGCTGCAGCTGTCTGCACCCACGGCAAAGAAGAGGTGAAGGACTCCAACGGAAATCCAGTTAAGATCGGTGCAAAATACTTCATCCAGCCGGCTAAGAGCAACGGCGGTGGTCTTGTTCCAGCCGCCATTAGCGTACTTCCGTTTTGTCCACTTGGCATCACCCAAACACTTCTTCCGTACCAACCGGGCCTGCCGGTTAGCTTCGGATATTATCCACCTTTCGTCGGCACAGACTACATTGTCACATCTACCACTATAAACGTCAAGTTCGAGTCCGACATCTGGCCTGTATGCAACGAGTTTTCCAAGTTATGGGCAGTCGATGTTTCCTCATCCGCTGCCAAGGAGCCTGCCATTATCATCGGTGGTGAACGTACGGCCCCAAATAGCTTGTTTAAGATAGAAGAAGCTACAGGAGCACACACTTACAAGTTGACCACCTCGTCTGGAACCGTTGGAACCATCCCAGGGGCTTGGTTAAGTGCACCACAGCTACTTGTCACCAATGATGAGGCTAAGACCTTATTCGTCAAGTTCGTGAAGGTTGATGATGATGCTACTAAGGCTACTGCTACTACTACTTCTCGTGTTGAGAAGTTAGGTCTAAGGATGTTCCCATTCTACTAGTCAAGATCATGTAATGTAAAAAGCCTGAGACTCGTCCATGGCCAAAAATAATGGGTTGAGATAATTCCCGCACGTATGCATGTGAACTCGTCTTTACTTTCATATTAAATCAAATAAGTTTGTGTTTCCGGCGCTTTACGAGATACACCTTGTAATTTTTGCATGATAATTGTTACAAAaaatttgttacaaaaaaaaaaaaaaaaaagagagaggacCTATCCAGGAATTTTTGCATGATAATTGCTTAGAAATTCTGTTAAAAGTTCATTTTCTGTTTCATAGAGGTTTCTGAATGAGAATCTCTTGAAAACTTATGAAAACAATTCCCTCAAAATCTTGTTTCGGAAATGTGATGGAAACTAGTGTTTCCATTTAAAAACTAGCGACTTTGATTCGAAACACAAAACGACTATTTGTCAATTTATGTTTAATGATAGCTTAATTTCTTTTTGGCATACTTACCAcagaatgatattttttatttgtatttaatatCATTTTCAGTATTTATTAccttttaatataataatttaacttaaaagaaaatggactacattattattattattttttttttggactaaattattttattgaaaGATAACATACTTTTTTacctttttgataaaattttataaaatttacaaaataaaaaaacactcctattatttagtttaatctcttagataaattaaacaaaggtatatatatttcagtttaGATGTCTAAActgtttatttctttttaaactaCTTTTTTAAGTTTCAAAACGTTTCGTTTCCACGTATTTGTTTCGGATTCTATGCTAGCTAGGTTAAAACAAATGATTTTTAAGTTTAAGCATATAGACTTCCTATAAATACCGATACAATGTGTCTGATCTCTATAACTCAACTCaccaaacaataaaaaaaatatgtcatCATTCCCATTGGCCTCCTTTCTCATCGCTCTCCTGTTGGCTGCAGCTGTCTGCACCCACGGACAAGTACCGGTGACGGACACGGACGGAAAAAACGTTCGTATCAATGAACGATACGTCATCCAACCGGTCAATACCGGGATTAACGGAGGTGGTCTTATCCCAGTTGCAGCTATACTCCCCTCTTGTCCACTTGGCATCACCGAAGCACTTCCGGGGGAATCGGGCGTGCTGGTTAGGATCGCATTTCCACCGAGGTTGATCCCTCCCCTGCTGCCACGCACCATTGTCCCTACAAATTCCGACATAACCATCGAGTTCAAGTCCAACATCTGCAATGGCATCTCCAAGTTCTGGGAAGTCGATGAATTCGCACAGAATCCCGACCAGGCTGAGATTCTCATCGGTGGTAACCGGAGGAGAGGAAATAGCTGGTTTAAGATAGAGAGAGCCGGAAAAGAAGCAGAAACAAACATTTACAAATTTACCACTTCTGCCGGAACCGTTGGAACCATCTCAGGGGCCTTGGATAGTCCACAACTAGTTCTCACCAATGATGTGGCTAACACCATATTCGTCAAATTCATCAGAGATGTTACTACCGTTGTTACTTCTGCTTCTCGTGTTGAAAAGTAATGACTAAGGATGGTCCCATTTTGTTAATGTAAAAGCCAAAGACTCGGTCAATGGCCAAATATAAGGGGTTGAGATTAATACTGCACGTACGCTTTGGCTCGTAAACTTTTATGTAATGTCAGAATAAATTATGTTTTCAAACATGAAATTCAATATTTAATCATATATCTGTTCTGTTAAAGTGAACTCcaaatttatttcttttcaaattagtctgatttatttttaatttactaCTTCTGTTTCAATATAGatatgttttgagttttcatatatattaaaaaacctattaaaatttaattatagatACATTATTTTGTGATTAATCATTTTCTACAACTTTTAGCTGATCAAAATAACACAATTTAATTTCTTCTAGGTCTACAATTTATCGTTATACCtaagaaaaatacattttaaacattaaaaatgtatttttaaaaataaattttttttgaacatggATCATTCTAAAATAGATAAACTTATGAAATACAGAAAgtgttttataaatttcttttttttttattgaatatcaaatttattgatcaaaataACTCATTTACAAGTGGGTGATTATGTACTCTAATCAACCTGTGACAACCCGCCCCGTGGGACTACCCGCCCCTTGGGCCCCaggctcacagcgctgcagcgcaccgaccccaacccctctattatgagttctctctaactccataattaggttgttggtgagcctcgaacccaggacctcaccctttaacagcattcccacaggacaagctgtcaccaattgatctgcaggtcaattggtgacagcttgtcctgtgggaatgctgttaaaggatgaggtcctgggttcgaggctcaccaacaacctaattatggagttagagagaactcataatagaggggttggggtcggtgcgctgcagcgctgtgagcctGGGGCCCAAGGGGCGGGTAGTCCCACGGGGCGGGTTGTCACAAAAAAAGTCGatccgcccacggctaatggaccacccacgcccgctctttcggcccgtgggccccatcccgtctgacggtcggtccgttaaattttccaaaggctcgaaatcattgtttactgaccctgcaatcaccacccgacctttccccgtgctttggcctcactcgcacgctatcgcgaatcacttcccgataggtcacccatccttccactactccagttcaagcacgcttaactctggagttctttcaggatgtgctccggaaaaggtaagtcaactttggtgacataggtagccaaatcaattctcttaagccttttcacatatcacaaatCGGGATGTTACACAACCATGGATAAATAAAAGAATGAAACGTAATCCCCTTCCAATGGCTAAGAAACTTCAAACtatcttctcatcatctcctctaGCGGATGATCCTTGATTTAGCGAAGAGATGATATCTGATTCCTAATCTGTTTATCAATAGTTCGGGTGAGCTTCTCCGTCGTGACCCAAATACCTCCATGCCTCCGCGAGTTCCGTTCTTTACAGACAGAGTAGAAGACTGTCTGGAACACCATCTTCTTGAGCACAGATCCAGTCGACTATGAGCAGGTAGCATAAGAGAGGCTACGGTATGGTTCCAGTCAAGAGTTATGGCACTTCCAATCAGTCTTCCTGCAATGTTCATCCAGACCGTGAACGAGTACAGACATGCAAAGAACATGTGATCCATGGTTTCGTTCTTCTCTCCACAAAGGATACAACACTGGTCGATACCCCCCAACTTTTCATTCTATCTCATGTGGATAAACGATCTCTAAACGCAAGCCATACCATACCATAAAAGCAATTTTCCTACAAGTGACATCACTTCTTTTATCTCGTAAATAATTTCAGGTCTTGGCAAAAGAGAAATTGGCTTTGAAGTCGTCATGATCAGCTCTCCAAAGCATGACGTCCTCTCCAGAGAGTGTCGACTAGGCACCGGCCTCGCATTTAGTTTCACGTAGACTTCAGAGAACCGCCTCTGCCCTCTACTACGGATCTTCCAACCAGACTCACTGACCACATCAGAGATAATAGCAGACCGAGGGACCCCAAGTACCCTATACCAATCTCCCCGGTTTCATCCAAAAGTCTTCCTGTACCCAGCCAATTATCAAGCCAAAAATAGGTTGATCTCCTATTATTAACCTCATACCTCAAACAATCATAATATCATATGCCAATTATAAAGCCAAAATTTCCTATTTTCTCTATGGGCCAGTAAAATTGATACGTATATTGTAACTCTAAATCTAAGAGGGGGACTAAATCTAATCTACGAAAGTATTTGAAAGGAAATAAAcaagcaaaaaaataattatttcttcCATTTCAagatttttcttataataaaaacaattttctgtttgattttagttaatatcgtttcattaataattttaaagaacaaaagtaaaattagaaaatatatttatcatatgcattaaaaataaaatgttatttatattaaaacgaGTTGTAAAAGACTAAAATGatattaataaaatgaaaaatataatattgcatTCGCTAATCCCAACATATGTTTTCTAAGGCGACGTTCATTTAATAGACACAGATGAAAGACTAATCTCTTTCTGTCACACGCAGATTTACACCAGCAAAGCAAATATGAGTTTACTCTGACCTATTATCTCTTTGGTCATTCTTTGGTCAGAGTAATTCTAACTCACTGCTACTTTTAtctcatttataatatttagagTTAAAATAGTTTTAGTTCACCTTTATTTCTTCTTATGtaatagagattgctatttgtAAAAGAATAGCAAGAACCGGGCCAGAAAACAATGGAATAAAACATTTGAATGAACCCCCTACCTTGTGGCAcctaatttaaatatataaaaatagcaATAGGATATCAaacagattttagattttatagtttatatacaaataaacttaatattataaaataaaataatatataatttatgttctaattttttttatcttctttaaagataataaaaattaagtttttggtaatggaaatttattttgtaaacttaattaaactaaacatgttttttttctgaatgggtctcaatatttataaaattcctctattttaaaagtaaaaatagcAAATACATTGAAGATGGTGTGAAACACTTATCAAAAGAATGGAAAATCTCTtgtgatatttatatttttagaagaaaaattaaACGGTTTCTCctctttttactttttttcctTATTCTAATTGGTGATAAAGTTTATttgaaaaagttttaaaaataaagtttattaGAAAACACCAATGAtgataagtttaaaaaaaaaacccaatgaTGATTATTATGCCAtaactatttataaaaagaaacaaaaggcCGAAATGTTTAGAATGATTCATACGTTGATTCCCCCACCCTACCACAGACACTAtgtatgaaattttttttttttttttttgagaaagggctttCAAGAGAATTTGTTTTCTTCCCATCAATTATTTGCTCATCCTTTATATGTTAGTTGCATGTTCCTCGTGCTCAAAATCGAAGTTTGAGTTGATTAGCGTAAAGTCTAAAACCCCTACTTGAGCAGAAGGTGTGATCAAAGTAGTAAAGGCACACAGTTACGTCGTCTCTTCTTCGGCCTCTTTGCCGTTAGAAACGGAGAAATAACAAAGAAAAAGGTGTAAATTGCATGGGATTCTCCCGTCCGTGAATAACCCAAAGTTTTTAAGGTGACTCtttaaaaatttgttattttatttttaaattcccttatatttttcaaaaatacaactTTTTCATCTTATTCTCACTTGTTAAGATGACTAGAAAAATACAAAGTGGATGAGCCTGAATCAGACTCTGCTTCGTTTCGCTTCACTACTTCAAAAGCCAGAACAGCGAAGGAAAAAACAATACTTATCAAGTTAAAGTGAAATGAGAGAATTGTGTAACGATCATGCATCGGGGCTGAAAGATGAATGAAAACAGAAACTGTCaatatcttaaatattttaaattcacaATCAAGGATCAGAACAgataaagaagagagagaatgaTAACTCATGATTAACCCGGATTCTTAATTTGGAGTTTTTAACttatgatttgatattttatgttcgtttttttttacattttttggttACGAACCAGCTTTTATATCTCTTGTTTAAGAGTTGGTTCTTAGCTTTTCTTAGTTGAAGCTAAGAACATCACTCTAAGAGCTGCTAAGAACTCTACCCAAAGAGTCTAGGTTAATCatggttttaatttatttatttttttggttaactCTCTTAATTTATCTTACCGACTTGCTTTAATATTTTTCTAGTTatgaataaattattaaaagtcTATGAAATTTAATGTGATCTTTCTAAAGTTTATCAAAAGAAACACGATTtctcctctttcttcttttttctattTCTGACTTTTTTGGTGATAAATTTTATTGCTATAAGCCTATAAGTCtataactatttataaaaagaagaaaacgatTGTTTAGAATCGTTCGTACGTGGGTTTCCCCATCTTATCACTTTGTTTGAAGTATTGTCTTCTTCCCATTATTTATTTGAACATCCTTTATATGTTAGTTAATATGAACTGTTTTGCATGTTCCTCgtgctaaaaataaaaaaaaattcttggaaAACATCGAAATTTGAATTGATTAGCATATAGTGTAAACCCATGTTTTCAACTGTCACAGCTAAAACCAACACATTACGAGAAAGAATAACTATCAAATTAGATGAACTTATAACCTAAAAATCGATTACTGATACGTGCATTGGTctattcttttatatattagttaaaatttattcGATACGGTActttatatgtaatataatttttttgatatgaTGACTCTTTAAATCTTAGTTTCGAAATGTTAGGATAAAAATTGATGAACCACTTTGGACTGTATCGATGATTTATGGGAATATATTATATGGATCATACTCTGATATCAAATTATGTTAGGTGAATTTTAAACTTAAAACTAATTGGTGTGGTCATCTcatttatatattcttttaactTTCAATTAATCCCTGGACAGTATTTGAGAAATGATTTCTTACATATTATTTCTACAATTGtttttactaaataaatatgACATGATGACATGTCTTATGTCTAAATGTGATAACATTATTAGAATATGATAGTAAATTATACATCATCACTAAAGTAAATCTATTCAAATAtgacataaaatattataataataaaataatatttttttaaaaaaaatttaaaacattatttatttttatttttataattatataattttattactaaaaaaaaatgaaaattgttttacaatttcataatttttagcCGTAATATTATTcgtttatttttacaatttttttaaaaaaaacctgtttaattttacttttttgatattttttattaatttatacaagttaatttatcatattttaaccaaaagaaatagatacaagatgacaaaaaaaatagatacaagatttatctaagattataattatatatatatacatatatattcttaaatataatttaaaatagacaaaattatttatttatcttaattttaagttcaattaaatcaaaatctatattaaaatattggcaaaaaataataaaatctaaaataataatcaaattttatttttgattataatttaaatttaaaactttgatTCCTGCACATGGTGCATAAAAACACTTAGTGGGTGTATATGAAAacagaaaacaaatattattgaC belongs to Brassica rapa cultivar Chiifu-401-42 chromosome A07, CAAS_Brap_v3.01, whole genome shotgun sequence and includes:
- the LOC103831736 gene encoding kunitz trypsin inhibitor 2, giving the protein MKKPSVTPFLITLLLAAAVCTHGKEEVKDSNGNPVKIGAKYFIQPAKSNGGGLVPAAISVLPFCPLGITQTLLPYQPGLPVSFGYYPPFVGTDYIVTSTTINVKFESDIWPVCNEFSKLWAVDVSSSAAKEPAIIIGGERTAPNSLFKIEEATGAHTYKLTTSSGTVGTIPGAWLSAPQLLVTNDEAKTLFVKFVKVDDDATKATATTTSRVEKLGLRMFPFY
- the LOC103831739 gene encoding kunitz trypsin inhibitor 2; the encoded protein is MSSFPLASFLIALLLAAAVCTHGQVPVTDTDGKNVRINERYVIQPVNTGINGGGLIPVAAILPSCPLGITEALPGESGVLVRIAFPPRLIPPLLPRTIVPTNSDITIEFKSNICNGISKFWEVDEFAQNPDQAEILIGGNRRRGNSWFKIERAGKEAETNIYKFTTSAGTVGTISGALDSPQLVLTNDVANTIFVKFIRDVTTVVTSASRVEK